In Streptobacillus moniliformis DSM 12112, a single genomic region encodes these proteins:
- a CDS encoding ABC transporter permease, whose amino-acid sequence MKRYLKLFFLYLYINIKELKSYGIDFYLGSIAMFLKNISNLFLIFFIYNIVNVINGWNINEMIYLYSIVTISFSIWRCFFINTLNISYYIINGKLDILLIKPLNPLFLIFMEGFDEDAWGDLAVGIIIYFYISFKLNLPILNIILVFIIALLGGLVFSGISVIGSLFSIIFLGSSNFSDLPYIIYEFSKYPINIFNPVISILFKTIIPVAWIGYIPAYINLKDGNQNLIIVFLISVFITILYFIIVVLIWNNVLKKYSSSGT is encoded by the coding sequence ATGAAAAGATATTTAAAACTATTTTTTTTATATTTATATATTAATATAAAAGAATTAAAATCTTATGGAATAGATTTTTATTTAGGTTCAATTGCGATGTTTTTAAAAAATATATCTAATCTATTTTTGATATTTTTTATATATAATATTGTTAATGTAATAAACGGTTGGAATATTAATGAAATGATATATTTATATTCTATAGTTACAATTAGTTTTTCAATCTGGAGATGTTTTTTTATAAATACTCTAAATATATCATATTATATAATAAATGGTAAATTAGATATATTACTTATAAAACCTTTGAATCCTTTATTTTTAATTTTTATGGAAGGCTTTGATGAAGATGCGTGGGGAGATTTAGCAGTTGGTATTATTATATATTTCTATATATCATTTAAATTAAATTTACCGATACTGAATATTATTTTAGTATTTATAATAGCTTTATTAGGGGGATTAGTGTTTTCAGGCATATCAGTAATAGGGTCATTGTTTTCAATTATATTTTTGGGGTCATCTAATTTTTCAGATTTACCATATATAATATATGAATTTTCTAAATATCCAATAAATATTTTTAATCCTGTAATTTCTATTTTATTTAAAACAATTATTCCGGTTGCATGGATCGGTTATATACCAGCATACATAAATTTAAAAGATGGTAATCAAAATTTGATAATTGTATTTTTAATTTCAGTTTTTATTACAATATTATATTTTATAATAGTAGTATTAATTTGGAATAATGTATTAAAGAAGTATTCGAGTTCAGGTACTTAG
- a CDS encoding ABC-2 family transporter protein gives MDKYIELIKIGGKKILSYKGLITTLIIKNYIYIFLQYSLWLSIKENSSINIDIKNILVYFIIIRSVNSVNFNLSQYMSYDVKNGNIVGILTKPITVEKYYFFDILGNTIAKVLAILIPNILIALFLIGKFNIFFIFKLIIIIIGSYVLNFVIELILGTFSFFTQSIWGIESLKSIFMLILSGSFFPIEYYPEWSKKMLDYNPFVYIYGKIADFILYEKNFLKILFFQTFFVLILFCVYKSIFKLCLKKISINGG, from the coding sequence ATGGATAAATATATAGAGTTAATTAAAATAGGGGGAAAAAAAATATTATCATATAAAGGCTTAATAACAACTTTAATTATAAAAAATTATATTTATATATTTTTACAATATAGTTTATGGCTATCGATAAAAGAAAATAGCTCAATAAATATTGATATAAAAAATATATTAGTTTATTTTATAATTATTAGATCTGTTAATAGTGTTAATTTCAATTTATCTCAATATATGAGTTATGATGTAAAAAATGGTAATATAGTAGGGATATTAACAAAACCAATTACTGTAGAAAAATATTATTTTTTTGATATATTAGGAAATACTATTGCTAAAGTTTTAGCGATTTTAATTCCTAATATATTAATAGCTTTGTTTTTGATTGGGAAATTTAATATATTTTTTATATTTAAGTTAATTATTATAATAATAGGTTCATATGTACTTAATTTTGTTATAGAATTAATTTTAGGGACATTCTCTTTTTTTACACAAAGTATCTGGGGAATTGAATCTTTAAAGTCTATATTTATGCTTATACTTTCAGGGTCATTTTTCCCCATAGAATATTATCCAGAATGGTCAAAGAAAATGTTAGATTATAATCCTTTTGTATATATATATGGAAAGATAGCAGATTTTATATTATATGAAAAAAATTTTTTAAAGATATTATTTTTTCAAACTTTTTTTGTATTGATTTTATTTTGTGTATATAAATCTATTTTTAAATTATGTTTAAAGAAAATTAGTATAAATGGAGGATAA
- a CDS encoding ABC transporter ATP-binding protein: MEKIISINNLNKVYKIKKGFFSRSEIKTIQALKNINLEIYKGQTVGLIGLNGAGKSTLIKIILGILVPTEGEIKVFDKEPFENRIENLYNIGVIFGQKTQLRWDLSPLDSYKLNKALYDIPGEKFETLLNKYSEILELNSFIDRPVRTLSLGQKMRADLLSALLHSPELLILDEATIGVDILSKNKILKLIEELKKDTTIIYTSHNLNEVYEISDRIIILNKGEIVLDKNKDDILNDIEYLSIKIYLKSPLKYDSLKFREVKISKTNEYEYNFEFIRKDELKNFLDYIYLNNLIDYFEIKENNLEKILKEVSNG; encoded by the coding sequence ATAAGGTTTATAAAATAAAAAAAGGATTTTTTTCTAGAAGTGAGATTAAAACAATACAAGCTTTAAAAAATATAAATTTAGAAATTTATAAAGGACAAACAGTAGGACTTATAGGTTTAAATGGGGCAGGTAAATCTACTTTAATAAAAATTATTTTAGGAATACTTGTTCCAACCGAAGGAGAAATAAAAGTTTTTGATAAAGAACCTTTTGAAAATAGAATTGAAAATTTATATAACATTGGTGTTATTTTTGGACAGAAAACACAATTAAGATGGGATTTATCTCCCTTAGATTCTTATAAATTGAATAAAGCTTTATATGATATACCTGGCGAAAAATTTGAAACTTTATTAAATAAGTATTCTGAAATATTAGAATTAAATTCTTTTATCGATAGGCCTGTTAGGACTTTAAGTTTAGGACAAAAAATGAGAGCAGATTTATTATCGGCATTATTACATTCTCCTGAATTATTAATTTTAGATGAAGCAACTATTGGTGTAGATATATTAAGTAAAAATAAAATTTTAAAATTAATAGAAGAATTAAAAAAAGATACAACAATAATATATACTTCACATAATTTAAATGAAGTTTATGAAATTTCAGATAGAATAATAATTTTAAATAAAGGTGAAATTGTATTGGATAAAAATAAAGATGATATTTTAAATGATATTGAATATTTAAGTATAAAAATTTATCTTAAAAGTCCACTTAAGTATGATAGTTTAAAATTTAGAGAAGTAAAAATAAGTAAAACAAATGAGTATGAATATAATTTTGAATTTATAAGAAAAGATGAATTAAAAAATTTCTTAGATTATATTTACTTGAATAATTTGATTGATTATTTTGAAATTAAAGAAAATAATTTAGAAAAAATATTAAAGGAAGTTTCTAATGGATAA